In Anolis carolinensis isolate JA03-04 chromosome 4, rAnoCar3.1.pri, whole genome shotgun sequence, the genomic window TTTTGCAATGTTCTAACATTCACCCCAAGTGCACTGGTTAAATCTGCATTAACACTGCTCTGCATTAACACCGTTTTCTGCTGAAACATCCTTGTATGGCTAAAATGTAAAGAGGATAACCATGTATGGTGAGTTTCCTGCAAGGTAGAGAGTGGTATAcagataaaatatataaacaaatatttttgtctCTTCCAGGGATTCCCTCTCTCCCCAACATACAGGCACATTTTATAGATCACTGGTCCCAGTCTCCTAATGGTTGGTAGATGGGCCCTGACTGGAAAGTAGTCACTCACTATTGCTGGCAGCTAAAGAAACATCCCTTCACTATTAAGTACATATTTCTGGAACAGCTGCTAATCATCACTGTCCATTAATAAGAAAGAAATTATATGCAATCTTACTATACAATGAGTATTTACTTTAAAAGAAATTATGGATGTCTTTGCTTCCCTTATATTTTTTGCTTCCtggtactgctttggtggaaaATTTATTTGGAGAGCAGACACACAATTCCAGCATTTCAATTCTTTCATCAGGTGTCCATAACAATGAATTTGGTTCTGCTTAAAGcaattcataaaataataatattgtgtgtgtgtagcagGGAAAGGGAGAGCGTTTTTCACAAAAGAAAATTTGACAGTTAAGATACTGTAAAAGAATCCAGTAAATTTTCTAACACTAGGAAGCTGTCCCAAGAAATTTTacaaagagaaatataaacaCAATAGCAAGTTAAGCAAGCATAAAGGATTTTCAAATgcagtgtttgttatgcagatctCTGATTTTGtagtgaaaaaataaaaaagacagatGAAGAAACAAATCAATGTAGGGAAGGCTCTAATGCTGACAGTTGGAAATGAAGAGCTTGGCAAACTTACTCTTTGTCTTGTAGCCTCACAAAGGCCCTAGTCATCATGACCAGTGGTTGAGAAATTTGGGGATTGTAGACCCCCAAAGTAGCTTTATTTATCTCCGTCTGCAAaaatagggatggaaagaatatttgaatatatttgTAAAATGCTCAAACTTGTTTTTGGTGGTggaggttctatgattctatgatgagaatcttcacagtttgggacatattctatgcaaaattcacAAGTGGGATTTTTGCACAAAATAGTACTTTCTGTATAGGAAATAGCATGTAAAATAATTTATCAGTGCCACGATATTAATTCATACACAAACATTGTATAAGTGGgtttattctgtgtaaaatttgTACATGGTTgatatagaaaacagcattttctgcacagaaaacaaaacattttctgcacaagaattaatatttctgtatagaaatattattttccatgcagaaaatgctgctttttgCATAGAAGAATAATGTACAAATTTTGCCTGAATTGttaatagctttcaaaaattacgcagtgggttaaaccgctgagctgctgcacttgctgatcgaaaggttggcagtttgaatccggggaatggtttgagctcccgctgttagccccagcttctgtcaacctagcagttcgcaaacatacaaatttgagtagatcaataggtactgctccggcgggaaggtaacaacactctatgcagtcatgacccataaggtgtctatggacaacaccagctcttcagcttagaaatggagatgaacaccaacccccagagtcagacatgactagacttaacgtcaggggaaactttactttaccttttaccttcatAAATTGTGTGATTTTCCAAAGGCTTTCTCATAAAATTACaaatcactttgagaaaaaaatagtGACAGATGATATTGAGTTCATGACGTCAACAAAAGCAGAACTAGTAGGATTGTAAAGTTACAGTTTGGAGATTATATATGCCCCTTTTCCTAACTCCTCAGCTGTATAGGGGAGCAGTTTTGATTCCTATCTCTATCCTAGTACACAAGGCAAGAGATATGGCTAGATGAGAGAACTACAGAAAAGCATCAGATTGGAGGTCGTGACTATACTCCTTCTCATGACTGTAGATCAATTAGAGACTCAGACCTCCCTGCAGCATGAAATAGAACTAAGcaaatttgtaaaaaaataaaataaataaaaacaggacAACAACAATACAACCACCTCCcaaattaaaattaatgtttaCAAATTTGGGTAGCCAGTGTTTCCCACTTATTCACTGCAAGAATTCATGTTTTCTAAATATTGAATAAATGCATTGAAGTCACAGCTGATGTGCAGATTTTTTGCTATGTTTGATAGTTCTCTGGCAACGGATGCATGTAAGCTTTTAACAGCTGTATGCATGCTGTTAATATGCAGTAAGTCAATTTTTGATACATAACTTGTAATATTTGACAGTCTCCGACAGTTAACATTGGGAAGCATCTGACAGATTATTTCTGGCAGTACCTTTTAATACATTGTGTATTCTGTAATTTATTCCACCTATCAAAACTCATTATTTCTACATTTTAATGTAAAATCTAAATGGCATATTAGGGGAAGAggaactgaattttgaaaaatgaaaataagggGATTTTATGTTTGCTAAATTTAAGTAGCAGAAAGCAATTGAACACAAACTAGACTTTTTCTTTAACCAAGGCAGCTTGAGACTGGGTAACTTGTGATATTCCAGCTATTGCTCTCAAACAAGGCATTGGTGAAGGCAAATAGGAGCTACAAATCAACACCATCTGGATGGTTAGAGCTATTTGCTCCTGGTGTAGAGAAAATACCTTTTCTTCATCCTACCTGAGTTTGACTGCAGGGGAGGGTTGCTTTTAGAATGGGAGGCATCTGTAAAAGTCAGGGGCAATATGATAGCGTATGTCATTCTCTAATGGCTTTCACAGAACTTTTATACAAGGAGGCATAGAAGCTTCTTCCTTCTCATTATTTATTAGGGCTCAGGCATGATAGCCTATTGGCTGGTCAGTCTTCTGTCCCTCAAAAGCCACAACAGTAGCAGTTGGAATAGAAGACAGGGCACCCACTATCTCCTGGGTCTCAGGCACAATGGACCTCTGTGGCTTGACACAGGACAATCATGCCGGGACTactctttttaaaagtttttttttccaaagaattCTTCCACTTTTTCCAGGATTTTGCATCTCtaggaaaaaatgaaaaggcCAAAACCTCTCAGCAGTTCACATATAAGACTTCTGAGGGTTTCACAGCACAATCCTATAATTACGTTCTGCTAGCTGAGAGTCTGGTATAAAACCCAGCAGACTGGAATGTATTCAGATACACTTCTACCCAGTGGAATTGCTCAGATCTGTCAGTGTGCtatgggcctgggctgtggtgcaggcgggagagcaagccagctgcaattaactgcaatgaatcactctgaccaggaggtcatgagttcgaggccgctcggagcctatgtttgtttgtccttgttctatgttaaaaggcattgaatgtttgcctatatgtgtaatgtgatccgccctgagtccccttcggggtgagaagggcggaatataaatgctgtaaataaataaataaataaataaataaataaataaataaataaataaaatagaatgcaAAATGTGCAAGCGGACAACACCTTTATTAGGATCAACTAAAATTCCAcaaaaaaatccccaataaaGATGAAATAACTAAACAAGACCATCTAAAATGAGACTAAATTGTGAACCAAATAATCTATgtagttattgttgttgatgattttattttattttatttttaaatccctGCTATAACTCTCAGGTAAACATAGTGCTAGAGTAAATATAGCAACACTGTGTGATGGAGAATGTTGAGTTAAATCCAAAACATATATAGTTCTATTTTTAATGTTTCCTTCTTGTTTCTTATTAGGTAACTATCTAGACCATGAAGGGGGTTGCCAAATTGATTTTCCCACTCATTCTTGTGCTGGTCTGTGAGGTGAATGGACAGCGGCGCCCCAGGCCTCCAAAGAAGCGTCCTACTCCAGCACCCTTTGAACCAGTTGAACCTACAGAGTTGCCTCCACCTTTGCCACCGGGACCTCCCTCAGTTTTCCCAGATTGCCCTAGAGAATGCTACTGCCCTCCAGATTTCCCTTCAGCCCTTTACTGTGACAGCCGCAACTTGAGAAAAGTGCCCTTAATCCCACCCAGGATCCACTATGCGTATCTACAGAACAACTTCATTGATAAGCTTTCTGAGGAATCCTTCAAGAATGCTACAGAATTGAAGTGGATCAATCTGGATAATAACCGCATTGGAACAGTGGACTCACGAGTGCTGGAGAAGCTAGAGAGTCTGGTCTTTCTATACATGGAGAAGAACCATCTTAAGGAAGTGCCCCCTAATTTGCCCCCCAATCTGGAGCAGCTTCGTTTGAGTAGGAACCGGATCAATCGAATCCCTGATAATGCATTCAACAAGCTGGATCATCTCCTCCTCTTAGACCTCCACCGCAATGAACTGAATGATGCAGACTTCAAAAAGAATACTTTCCGAGGACTCAAGAACCTTATGCAGCTGAACCTGGCTCACAACAGGCTACATAAGATGCCTCCATCAGTTCCCAAAGCAGTTCACCAGCTTTTCCTAGATGAGAACCAAATCGATAACATCCCCAACAACTACTTTAAAGATTTCTCCCACTTGGCCTTCCTCAGACTTAGCTATAACAAGCTTTCTGACAAAGGCCTACCCAAGAATTCTTTCAATCTCACAAACTTGTTGGTCTTACACCTGGCACACAACAACCTGACCAGCATCCCTTATATCAGCCAGACACTGGAACATCTCTACTTGAATGACAATTCAATTGAAAGTGAGTCAACTGCAATTTCAGTAGTTGGTTAAGGCTATTGGAAATCACTGTTTCTTGGGTGGAATGCCAAGAATAGCCATCTGCAATCAAAACCAAAATAATTAATTTACATTGTATCTTCAAATGGACAAGaatgaaatttaaaaagaaaagttatTCTTATACCCTACTTTTGAATCACACTCTTTGGCTATTCCTTATCATTCTGGTACTGGAGTTTCCGTGTTAGAttaaattatttctttaaaactgTAGAGAACCTAAATGTGCCTCAGCAAGAATACCCTTTATTAATTCATATCATTTTAATTGTAATGATTCCTTCCTCAGGAATCCTAGTAATTTTAGTGCAGTTAGGTATTTGAGCTTTTAGTGCACTTCACTGAACAAAGCAGTAGGGTTGATAATTAAGCTATTTTGCAAATTTTAGTACAAAGAAGTAAACCTATATTATCTAGCAGAGAGTTGTGATTTCATAAGATGGAACCACAACTTATGTAACCATGTGCTGCAGAGGCATTTTTTTCTACATTGAAAGAGAACACTGCAAATCAATTTTAAATAGAAATTGAATCTTCCCTATCTGAAAATCTGAAATACtaaaaaaatatattacagtagagtctcacttatccaagcctcgcttatccaagtttctggattatccaagccttttttgtagtcaatgttttcaatatattgtgatttttttggtgctaaattcataaatgctgtaattacaacataacattactgcgtattgaactgctttttctgtcaagtttgttgtaaatgttgtaaattaagcacacaatgttttggtgcttaatttgtaaaatcataacctaatttgatgtttaataagcttttccttaatccctccttattatccaagatattcgcttatccaatcttctgccggcccctttagcttggataagcgagactctactgtatttgcgaatttaacaccaaactctactgtatttgtttttgggCAAAGGAGGCTAGTTACACATTCAGCACTTTCCAATTGTGTTTTAGTGTTTTTTGAATTTTAAATGAACAATTATTACATTGTTTTAGTTGTAAACTTAAATGTTTAGTATGgtttttgtattgcttttaacTCGTATTGTTTAAAATATGTTGTTAGCTGTCTTGATTCTAATTATCAGGAGGAaagcaggttacaaataaataaCAATGGTGGTGCAGAATGGGGCAGATGCCCTTCAAATGGGCTGTGAAGGTGATCATCGAGCAACCATATTGGCTACTGCCTGTGTCCAGCCCTGAGAGAACGAATTTCCTCTCTCTTCCCAGATATGTTGCTAACAGGGAAAAGGTATGGTGACAGTCAGGGAAGCATCTGAGATGTCTGTTTTTACAGGGACCATGTGTAAGCAGAgtttttcctcccctccctttcccccttttcctgaTCGGAACTCCTTGAGAAAAAACTTAGTGAATGCTACATATATGAGTACTCTGCtccccctccatttccccctacCCCTCATTATTATGCCTATAAAAGtagagatattccaaaatctgaataaATCCCAAAAATTctgatcctaagcattttggataagtgagactcattcTGTATTTAACTAAAGGATGAACAATTACATATAGAAAATAGCAAgagaaatataaaaagaaaaatctaatGATGCAATTTTATTGAAATGTTTGTTTCAAGATGCACATTGAAAATGATGAAGAATTCATACATGTGTGTATTATATAAATATCAACGTATATTAGTTTGCCAGGTAGCATACAGTTAGAAGGGAATGCAATCATATCCCTATTTGCAGTTAGTATGAACTAGTAAGAGTGAAGTCTCTTCTTTGAGTCTGGCAATATTTATCCCATTAGGAAAAGCTCAGGTCATTTCATACAATAGGTGTCCTTCTGAGGAATGCACCAGCGTAGTGGTGGGAATAACAAAGCCacttccccttcctaccccagATGTTTGCACTGCTGGGGCTCCCACCACCTGCTGCCTGGATTGAAAACGTCTGCAGGGGTGCAAGAATGAAGAATTTCTTCCAGAAATGCTTAACAAGCAGAGAAAATAACAAGTCATGACACTTAAACAAGCCAAGCCAGCTTGTATTCACCCCTCCACATACAAACACTATGATTTAAACTTCTAGCACTCTAGAAGGCTGCAGTCTGAGACCAATAAACTCTGCTTATATGATGGGACCCAAAGATAGAAATTCTAGTTAAATTTTGAGAAGTTTTATTCACATCTGGCAGCTCAAGGCAAAGCATTCCTTTTAAATCAGGCTACTTCATTGAAGCACAATTGATCACTCCTGCAAACAGCACACAGGCAGGTTCACAGATGGATGATAGCTGCTTCTAAATAATGAgatactttttgttgttgttgtttcattccATAAGTCGAATTTGCTCTTGTCTTGGAGTCTGTCCTAAATCAAATTGCTAGGCCCAGTGACAGTAGAACCATTGAGTCTAAAACTTATGTGTTAACTTACCAAGATACCATTGATTCAGACTCACTTCAGTTGAGAGGAACAATTGGATTTGGGCATCAAGGCTAAGGTTACATTTTAAATCTTTTGTTTGCAAGCACAAAGGCTAGAGACTGAATTGTAGAAAGGTGGGAATGAACTGAGATGTGTAAGGGGACTTTTCCTCAAATGTTTCAGCATTCAGCATGATGACCAGCTTCTACATAACTAGAGTAATATAATGGCACCTGTTCCATGCTTTTGATGGCAATATTTTAACAGGcagtttaaaaaatttaaaaccctTTGGATTCTTTTATCAGAGTTCAGACTAAAGGGCTTCacttttcttttgaaatgtatGCATGTGTTTCTGAGCTATTCTATCTGTacagtaagaaaaaaaaacatttttcacagCAGGGACATGATATCTGTGACTTCAGACATTTTATTAATTGGCAATGAGATCTCATAAGTGTTTCAGTCAGAGGAATGATAGTCACTTCATTATTAATTTTAGTTAGAGAAGCATGCAAACCCAAATATGTCTATCACTTGGAAAAGTTAGCTtgttaacttatggcaaccccagaAAATCCATAGGGTATTCTGAGGTAAGGAACACTCTGaggtggtttgccagttccttctctaTAATATAGCCTAGAaaatctggtattcattggagatttgccttccaagtattaaccaggactgATGCTACTTGGTTTCCAAGTTTCCAAGATTACATCATAACTAAAATCTTCAGGGTACTTAGACCCTACATTTTCAACTACTATTCATATAATAAGTCAGCATGGACAGTGACTATTTCAAGGAGAGgatctttaaaaataacttttttctGAGTTCTTGTCGCAATAGCAGTGGCagtgtatttgtatatttaaaaatgcCTGTAAAATGtggaaataataacaaaactatTAAACTGAAAATATCCCATTGCATCCCAATGATGACACTGGCCATCATTGCAAAACTTGCCCATTTGCAGTCTCTCTCATTGGTAGTTTGAGTTGGAGGGAAGAACTTATCAATACAATATTTGTTACAATTATtataatgccttttaaaaatggaTATATATCCAGGTGATCTGATGCTTTGAGTCTGCCTGGTGTCCCTTTTTAATGTTTTCTGATACTAGAAGAGGAACCTGTAAACAAATCAAGGAGGTTGCACTGAGCTAATATGTGTGATGTAATGGTCTGAGTGTTTGCCTATGTCTCTGgcgactagggttcaaatccctactcaatCATAGAAACCTATTGGGTGTCCTTAGGCAAGTCACTCTTTCAGCCACAGAGAAAGGCAAATGCAAGCCTTCTCTGAAAAAACTTGacaggaaaaccctgtgattgcTTGCCTTGTAGTCTCcataagccagaaacaacttgTAGGAAAACAGAACTCCCAAGAATGGATCTGGAATTCTATTGCTTTACAAATcttgaatattaataataaattcaatAGACCTGAATATTTTTTACCATCATGTTTTCTTGTAAGCAACTGGACCTTCATTCAGGGTGAATACATGCCCTATGTTCTTTGTTGTTATTACAAAGGAACAGAAATGACCAAGCTGTTCAGGCATTCTGCTTTTGGGTATAATGAACATATGAAGAGGGGGTGAGGATAAGCATGTTTACTCTTTCTCTTATCCTATTATCTTTTTCACTTTCCAGGAAGATTTCTGCAAATGGAGGGGGTATGTTAATAGAAATAGCAACAAGGGTGACTGTGTGTTGAGGGTGGGGCCATTCTCATTCTTGTTCTCCTCTTCAGATGTTCATCATACCCTATGACAGATTGGAATGCAACCTATGGCTTGCAAAATTCTATACAGTCTTAGTAGTTAAGGAATGGCATAGAtattgaaaaagaagaaaaagaaaaagaaaagaggattAGAATGTGAAGCTAATAAGCACAAAACACTCATGCTATTGTAAGCTGGATACCAGGTTGGGATATATTCATCTATATTCTAAGCAGCTGTGGAATGTTAGATTTATACTATTCTCATTATGTTTTTGCTTGCATTTATAACTAGCTTTACTTTGATAGTGTGGGTAAACAGCAGTAACAGTGCCAGCCTTAGAAAAACgccagatagatggatagataggggatagatagataatagtgTGCTATGACAGTTGAAAACACATTGGGATTGAGAAACGATCAGGGCAGAGTTGTTCACAATGGAAGTTCTGCCATTTCCTCATAAAGGATAGCAATGTCTATCCTAGGATCAAAAAGAACCACTGCAGAAATATAATCCATTTTCAAAGGGGCAGCCATATCTATGTTGCATTAAATAACAACAATGTAAGTGTCATACTATGGCAGGACATATTTATTACAGCATGCAAGCAGTTGTAGATCATAGCTCCAATGCCAGTGGAGCAGTGAATCAAGCTGGGATTttggtccaaactttaaaggcGATATTGAAGATGTGGATTTCGATTTCCCCTCTCACCTGTAGATTCAGTACCTTGGTTAGCTCCTTAAAATTTGATGAATAACTGGTTCAGATTCAATCACCATCATCTCTTCAGATGGCACCAATGTAATATTCAGCTTCAGATATATGTTCAGCAACTGTAAACATTAGCAGTGGCAATGCTGTGGTATTGATAAAATGTTTCTGTAATGGCCACTGAATTTAAATTCACTTTCAAAGCACCATGTATAGCTTACTTTAAGGCAAGTGGAAGTAGGTAGATCAAGGTATATTACATTTGTTTGTCTTCATGGGGCTCCATTTTTCTTTGTTCTCTCTTTGCACTTAGAATAATTCTGGCAACTGACAATGGATGGATATGGAAGGCTCACTGGGTGGAAAGAAGTCAAAAACATAACCCTGTTtgaaatatcagtatgcaaagtgattttgtagcacctttgagaataCCTGAGAGAAAGAAATAGTAGTATGTGCTTTCATAGATTAAAATGCCTTTGCACACTGggtgcaaaaaaaaaggaaaaaaagaaggaaaactcATTGTCTTTGGCCATCCTCACTCTCCTAATCTATTAccattttttcttcctttagaAATCAACGGGACCCAGATATGCCCCATATCTCTGATGACTTTTCAAGAACCATCTTCAGATCTTCAAAACGTTCCCCGCCTTCGTTATCTGCGCCTAGATGGCAACCATTTGAAGCCACCGATCCCCTTGGACCTGATGATGTGTTTCCGACTCTTGCAATCTGTCGTATTCTAAGCCTCGCAGCAGTTGCCACTCTTTGGGAGCTTGACTTTGTGCAGTGACTTGATTCCAGTCTATGTTAGACATGGGGAAATATAGCTTATCATCTCTACCCTGACCTTGCCTCCCCAGTGCCTTCTCTTTGCTACTCCATTCTGCTGCTTCTTTTTCTGTCTGCAGGAAGCTGTGTTCTCGGTGTAACTCTTATTTTATGTAGCATCTTATTGAGAGTCTGCTCTGCTAGGAGTGTTGCACAGATTCTTCTTTGATATCCACAACATTTACACAACTGTAATACTGGAATCCTCCACACCAGGTGGAAATTACATCATATTCCAGGTATTGCTGAATTACAACTCCAGCAGCCCTAGCTGGTttagccaatggtgaagaatatTAGGAACTGCAGTTCAACAGCATTTGAATGAGAAAATGAGTACAATCCCTGTGCTATACTGTCCCTTACTTTTATCAAATATATATAGAAGAGAACATACGAATCTGCATCTAGCATCTAGCATGTGTATTCCCATCTTGCTGCCTAGAACTTCAAATAGTCATTGGCCTCACAACAATATCAGCATTGTAAATGGTACCTCCATCATAACTGTCAGAAAGATGAATGTACCAAAGCACATTTAAATGGTTTCTTTGTTAAGCACTATTTGTCTAAACATAAAGTTGAGCtaagaagaaagaaataattgAATGCATGGCAGTCATAAATGTAGATAGTAAGAATTCTGTTCTGTTGCAGATAGGGATGGATACACAAACTACAGAGCAGATTGTAAACTGTTGAACATTGTGGGTGCAAAGAATAGTGTCTGAACAACCTACGGTTTTTGTTCTTTGAGGTGGTAGAGGTTGTATACAACAACATCCTTTAGGAAAATTCTAAACAAAGGAAAAGTGACTACCAGCTCTTGTTATGAGCCACTGTTTCACAAGATAATCATTGCTGGTGCCATCCTTAACAATTTAATACTGACTGACATCCTGTCCATGACATTCAAAAGTGTAACTCAGTTATGCCTCAGTATTTTTTTATCATTGTACCTTCCTCACACAATGCCCAACAGCTGTGCTAGACTTACCTTCCTTCTGTTGGTTTTAATGGCTGGTAAGAAAAATAAGTACTTGTCAAGCTTCTGAGCATAGACAGATGCCAGATGACAAAGCCATCTTTTGAGATTTCCTCTTGTTCCTTCTCAGATCCTGAGGAATTATGTCCCCGTTGTGTGTCTGGTTCGAAGCTCAGTTAATCACTTCTCTGGTGCACGTTGCTCTTGACCAGTCACTTAATGGCCATGGAGAGGGGTCCATAAAAGGAACAACATATTGTCATGCTGCATGAGCAGAATTTTATGTTAATCCAATAGGGGGTCTTGGCATCTGGTTTCAATTGGTTGGTGTGATTTAATTGCAATGGCAGAGAGAAATTGCCACAGAGTAACACAGCTGTAAAAGACAGTTTTGTTGTCTTGGTGACTTTCAGAGATaggttcatgttttgttttgttttgttttgtttctgcatgaTGTGCCCCATTATGAACTTTCTGATGCAATCTGTTTCTCATCAGAGGTCTTGATGCTGTACCATATTTCTTTGCATGAAAGTTGATGTGTGACACAAAAGATAATAACCTTAAAACATTGTACCTAGTGATGTCGATCCAGATGTTATAAACTAAACTTTTCCTTCATTATTCAGAACATGCCCCCTCCTTTATAACTACTCAAGGTAAAGTCTGTTTTCCCCCTTCCTTATAATATAGCTCAAAATACAGTCTGAGGAAAGTCATTGAAATGTACATAAGTATTGAGTGGATATTAGCAGAGTCTCCATATGGCTTAAGAGTGCAAACCCCTCCATAATTGGGCAGCAGTCACTTGAATTGATGGAATATGTGCTTTGTTTTCCCCTATGCTGTGGATTGTGTGCTTCAAGCACACAACAATCAGCACAGAAGTAAAGATATTTAATTACAAGAAAACCACCAACTAAATTGaattgtggtgtgtgtgtgtgtgtgtgtgtgtgtgtgtgtgtgtgtgtggtgtggtgGGGTAGGATTTTCTTAATTTCTCCAGTTTCTAGATACATTTTCCTTCCACCTTAGTAGCAGCTGAAAGGGACTTAGCAACTGCTTGGGGTTGTGTGTGTGATTTTGGACAGGTCCAATCAGCTGTAACACAGCCTCTTGCCATAAGACATACAAAGGCACAAAGAACATGGGTGCTGCATATTCCATGATTCTTTTATAGCATTATTTTCCACTTTGGAATACAACAAATGGCTTTGAGGTTTAGGAATGGATATTTAGAACTATCAGCTAGAGAGCTCTCAGtccccactaaactacaaaccacagaatcCCAAAGGATTTTTTCCAAGGCAATTGAAGTGAAATCATAGTACAATAAAAGTGTAGTGTGATAAGGATAGATGTAAACATATTTAATTTAGTCCTCATTTCACTTTGCATCCAGCCTATGAGACAAATGTTTATTCTTTCTATTTTATGGTGAAAGAATCGAGGCCAATAAATATGGGCTTACCCAAGGCAACAGTACAAACATTTGAATTTAAAATGCTTGGGTCCAGTATTGTACTCGAAAAAACTCTACTCATAAATTGAAAGTTAAATGCTGTCCTCTTTACAGTCATACTGTCCAGGACAGTTGACAAAATCGACAAGTGATTGctcatgcattttcaatgttgaAATGTTAAATGAAGATTAGGAAAATATTTAGATGGTGTTGCTAcaagtcagaattgacttgaaggcacaaaacaaagtAATCTATCTTATCTTTTTAGATCCACGTCCATTAAGAGTACATGACTTTAAAATCATAATCATGATAATCATTGGAGATTAAGATATCCATTCAGTAAATGTTACAATCCCCAGATAACTTTTTCCCAGGGACGAAATTAAATAATTCATTTAAAATgcccatcaagttagcagaatcAAAGCCTTTCAGTTCCTGTTCCATTATCAGGACGGAGGCCACTAggaggtgctagagagagaaggataatccattttatgggAGTGGAggatgggttgaaggaggaaaacctttTCCCCCAGTTTTCCTATTATTCCCCCTACCCATGTCTCCGTTGTGGGAATAACCCTCGTTTATAACATGGAAAGTGGGGAGGAGGAATAACAATTGAAAATGGGGGggttggttttcctccttcagttccctcctgtaaaatggactatccttctctctctaat contains:
- the prelp gene encoding prolargin, whose amino-acid sequence is MKGVAKLIFPLILVLVCEVNGQRRPRPPKKRPTPAPFEPVEPTELPPPLPPGPPSVFPDCPRECYCPPDFPSALYCDSRNLRKVPLIPPRIHYAYLQNNFIDKLSEESFKNATELKWINLDNNRIGTVDSRVLEKLESLVFLYMEKNHLKEVPPNLPPNLEQLRLSRNRINRIPDNAFNKLDHLLLLDLHRNELNDADFKKNTFRGLKNLMQLNLAHNRLHKMPPSVPKAVHQLFLDENQIDNIPNNYFKDFSHLAFLRLSYNKLSDKGLPKNSFNLTNLLVLHLAHNNLTSIPYISQTLEHLYLNDNSIEKINGTQICPISLMTFQEPSSDLQNVPRLRYLRLDGNHLKPPIPLDLMMCFRLLQSVVF